GGATTGGGGCGTGTTCCCCGAAAAGGACGAGGACAACGCCGACTGGAAGATCGCCGACTCCGCTATCGACGCCCTGAAACGTGCGCCTGCCGACAAACCCTTCTTCATCGCCGCCGGATTCCGCCTGCCGCATGTGCCGTGCTTTGCTTCGCAGAAGTGGTTCGATCTTTATCCCGATGCCGATCTGAAAATGCCGCCCGTCAAAGAAGACGACCGTGCAGACCTGCCGAAGTTCGCCGATTTCCTCCACTGGAAGCTGCCGGAGCCGCGTCTGAGCACGTTACGTGCGATGGGAGAGTGGCGGCCACTTGTGCGTGCCTATTTGGCCTGCGTGAGTTTCATGGACAGCCAAGTGGGCCGCTTGATCGCTCAACTCGAAGCCAGCGGTCGTGCGGAAAACACCATCATCGTCCTCTGGGGTGATCACGGCTGGCATCTCGGCGAAAAACTCATGACGGGAAAAAACACGCTCTGGGACCGCAGCACCAGAGTGCCGCTCATCTTTGCTGGACCTGGTGTGAAGGCGGGTCAAGTCTGCAATCGCCCTGCTGAGCTTCTCGACATCTTCCCCACGCTCCTCGCACTCACGAAAATGCCTGCACGGAGCGATCTCGAAGGCCACAGCCTTGTCCCGCAACTTCAAGATGCCAGCGCACCGCGCGAATGGCCTGCCATTACCACGCACAACAAAGGCAACCACGGCATCCGCACCGAGGACTGGCGCTACATTCACTACGCCGACGGCAGCGAGGAGCTTTACGACATGAAAAACGATCCCAACGAGTGGACCAACCTCGCCAGCGATCCGAAACACGCGGCGAAGAAGACCGAACTCGCGAAATGGCTGCCCAAGATCGACAAAGACCCCGTTCCCGGCAGCAAGAGCCGTGTGCTGACCTACGATCCCGTCACGAAGGAGGCCGTGTGGGAAGACAAACCGATTGATAAGACCGCTCCGCTGCCTGAGCCGTAAGGCGTGTCTTCCATGATCAAATCCTGGCGCTTCGGCCTCGGCTTCCTCGCGTTTGTCGTCGCGGGATCGTTGCTGCTGCTCGCTTGGTTGCGGCAGCGGGAACGTGAGGAGTCAAATCGCCTGTTTCACGCGCTGGTGCAGGCGGATGCCGAGTTTGTGCGGCGGATGAATCTGCCGCGAAGTGAAAAGCTCGCCGGTGATTTGGAGCAATTGTTGGGCATGCGGATCAAGTTCAGTGATATGGGCAAAGGCGTGACGAAGGACGATGACACACTCGTTGTGCGCCTCGATGACAAGAACGATATGATTTTCACGCGCAAGCCCGTCGCTTCACAGCTTTCTCTGCGCGATCCCGCCACGCGGAATGCCTTCATCGCCTTCTGGCTCGTTTCCGGCATTGTGGGATGGCTGCTCGCACGTGAACGGCTCAAGCGCGCGCAGTCGGAGCGCCTGGCGATGCTGGGTCGTGTGGCGACGAGTCTGGCGCATGACATCAAGAATCCGCTCGCCTCGATCCAACTGCATGCGCAGTTGATGACGCCAAGCGATGGAGAGGACGCGAAGGCGCTGAAGATGATCGAATCCGAGTCGGAAGTGATCGCCGGGTTGGTGAATCAGTGGTTGCATCTTGCCAATCCGCTGCCACCGAAGCTGGTGAAGCTTGATGTGGCAGAGTGCATTGTTGCCGTGACTCGAAATCTGCAAGCGCAAGCGCAGCATGCCGCTGTGGACATTGAAAACGGTCTCACCAGCCCGATTTGGGTCATGGGTGATGCGCAGCGGCTTTCACAGGCGTTTCGAAACTTCCTCGTGAATGGCATTCAGGCGATGCCGCGAGGTGGAAAACTGCGAATCAGCGCCGAAAGGCATGAAAACATGATTTCCCTACGCTTTGCCGACTCCGGCCCCGGTTTCTCCGAATCGGCGCTCGCACGCGGCACCGAGTTGTTCTTCACGGAAAAGGAAGGCGGCATGGGGGTGGGCCTGAACATCGTCGCCAGCATCGTGGAGGCGCATGGTGGACGGCTTGAATTGCAGAATGACCCCAAGGGTGGCGCGGTTATCATCGTGTCGCTTCCTTCACTCGCCGCATGAACGCCAGCATCCTTATCATCGAAGACGAATACGCTCTGGCCGCCGCTCTTTCGACCGTGGTGCGGCGTCTCGATGCCACACCAGTCGTCGCGGCCAGTGGACAGGGTGGAATCGACAAACTAGGCACGCAAAACTTCGCGCTCATCATTCTCGATGTCGGATTGCCGGACATGAGCGGGCTGAAGGTATTGGAGAAGATCCAAACGCTGCCGAAACCGCCGCCCGTGCTCGTTGTCACCGCGCATGGCACGCTCGACACCGCGCTGGAGGCACAGCGGCTCGGCGCACGCGAGTATTTCCTCAAACCACTGAATCTCGTCGATCTTCAGCGCACCATTCGCGAGATCTTTACACCTGCGAAGATGGAAGCGCCCGTGCAGACGATCATGATCGGCAGCAGCGAGCCGATGCAGCGTGCGTTTGCCATCATTGCGCAGGCGTGCGGCAATGACGCGCCGGTTTTGCTTCTGGGACCGCCCGGCAGCGGCAAAAGCATCGCCGCCGAGGTGATTCACCGGCACAGCGCGCGCGCGGGTGAGCCGCTGGTCGTGTTTCGCGCCGATGAATGGCCAGCAGATCGCGTGGAGGCTGCTTTGGATGACGCCATCGCGAAAGCGGGCAACGGAGTGTTGTTTTTGGACGAGATAAGCGTGTGGTCAAAGCCACTTCAGGCCGCGCTGATGCATCGTGTTGGTGATTTGAAGGCACGGCTTTTCAGTGCATCGAGCCGCGAGATGTCCGCCGTGCGCGAAGATTTGTTTTACGCGCTGGCGGTACTGCAAGTGACACTGCCACCGCTGACGGAGCGCACAGGCGACATTCCAGCGCTGGCGGCATCCTTCCTCGGTGAGCGCTTGCTTTCTGCCGAAGCGCTGGCCGCGCTCAAGGCCTACGCATGGCCGGGCAATGTGCGTGAATTGAAGGCTGCCATGACCCACGCCGCCGCCGTGTGTGGTGGCAGCACCATTTTGCCGCATCATCTGCCTGCGAATCTGGTGAAGGCAGAGGACGCGAATCATCTCGAAGACACGATGAAGCGCAGCCTTGCCGCATGGCTCGACCAGCGCACCACCGGCCCGGATGAAACGATGCCCGCGTATGATGACCTGCTCGAAACGGTGGAGACGTCGATGCTGGAGACGCTCATGAAGCGTTTCGATGGCAAACCGACGCGACTGGCCGCTGCATTGAAGATGAACCGAGCGACGCTGAGGCGGAAGCTGCGCGAGGAATGATCCTGGAAGGATCAAAGATGGTAGCCAGGGGTCAAAGACCCCTGGTATGGGTTTTGAACGCCACATTCACCGAAGATGCATGCCGAAGGTATGCGAGAAGGGATCGAAGGTATGACGTGCGCTTCTTGCATCCCTCTGGGATGCGGCCTTGAGATAGCTGAGGCTTGTTCGAAATCCAGGAGTGGCGCTCGCTGCGCGAGCTTACCCCTGGCTAATTTCTTTGATCCCTCGGGATCATTTGCCGTCGGCCTTGCCGGGCACACGCGGATCATGCGCAGGGAAGAAGAGCTTCTTCTCCTGATCGAAGAAGATGGCCTGGCAGGCGCCGAAGGTGGTTGTCTCGGCGAGTTTGTGGCCGAGGGCCTTCACACGGCTAAGCGTGCCCTCGCCAAAGGCTTTTTCTATTTTGAGTTCGTCCGGGTTCCACTGGTGGTGGAAGCGGGGTTCGGCAAGGGCGGCGGCAGGGAGCATGTCGTCGTCGATGATGTTGCTGATCAACAGGAGCGCTTGGGTGATGATGGTGGGACCGCCGGCAGCGCCGGTGACGATGAAGGGTTTGCCGTTTTTGAGCACAATCGTGGGACTCATGCTGGAAAGCGGACGCTTGCCGGGAGCGACGGCGTTGGCTTCGGCACCGACGAGTTTGAAGGCGTTGGGGATGCCGGGTTGCACGGCAAAGTCATCCATTTCATTGTTGAGCAGGACACCGGTGCCGGGGATGACAACCTTGCTGCCGAAACCGGTGTTGATGGTTTGATTGAGAGCCACCCAATTGCCCTCAGCATCGGCGGTGCAGAGGAAGGTGGTGTGCTTGCCGAAGACATCGCCTTCCCAATGCGGTGGCATGTTGTGCGAAGGCACGGCGGAGGCGTGATCGAGGTCGATTTTCTTGGCGAGTTCGGCGGCGTAGTCAGGCGAGACCAGGCCTCGCGGGACTTTGGCGAAATCGGGATCGCCGAGCCAGTGAGCGCGATCGGCGAAGGCGAGTTTCATGGCCTCGGTGATGACGTGAATGCGGCTGCTGGCGCGGAAATGGCGGATGGGGAAGTGTTCGAGGACGTTCAGGATCTGCGCGACATGGACGCCACCGGAACTGGGCGGCGGCATGGTGATGAGGTCGTAACCACGATACTTCGAGCGGATCGCCTCGCGCTCGGGTGCTTTGTAGTTCGCGTAATCGACGGCGGTGGTGATCCCGCCGTTCGCCTTCATCCATTCCTCGGTTTTTGTTGCGAATTCGCCTTCATAAAACCAAGCGATACCTTTTTCAGCCACGGCACGGTAAGTGGCGGCGAGGTCGGTTTGGACGAGCGTCTGGCCTTTTTCGAGCGGTTTGCCGTCTTTGAGGAAAATGGCCGCAGAAGCGGGGAATTTCGCGAGTTTGGCAGCCGTGGCGGCGAGCTTGCGGGCATAGACTTCGTCGAGGGGGAAGCCTTTTTCGGCGATGTCGGCGGCGGGAAGCAGGACATCGGCGAGTTTGAGCTTGCCGTGCTTCGTTTGGGCAGCGGCACAGGCTTTGAGGTAGCCAGGCACCCCGGAGGCGAGCGCACCGGTCTTGCTGGCCTCGTCGTCGAGCTTGCCGTTGATGACATACATGTCGCGAGAAGCCTTGGCGGGGGCCATTTCTCGGCCGTCGATGCAGGTGACGGTGCCGTCAGCGGCATGGATGACGAAGAAACAACCGCCGCCGATGCCGGAGTTGTGTCCATCGACGACTCCGAGCGTCAAACCGGCTGCGATAGCCGCGTCGATGGCGTTGCCGCCTTTTTCAAAGGCCTGCATGCCTGCCTGCGTGGCGAGCGGATGTACAGTGGCGATGGCGTGCTTCGGAAATGAGGCGTCTGCGGCGTGCAGGAGACCGGTGGCGAGGACGAGCAGTGCGGAGAACGCTTTCATGCCACGAGGCTAGCGATGGGCCTCAATGCCGTCGATGAAAAAAGCCTCGCCAAAATCAGCGAGCCGCACCAAAACTACTCGGATCGCTTCCAACTCAGCCAAGCCCGGCGGTAGGTGAAGGCCATCGCCATGATCCCGGCAAACAAGAGCAGGGCGCGGCTGGGTTCTGGCACCGTTTGAACCAAGCTGGAAGCGTTTTCAGGCAGGGTGAATGACAACGTTGCAGCCATGTCCGGCTCGGCGGCACCGACCGCAATAACGGCGGTGATGCTGCAAACGAGCCAGTAGGTGATGGAGCGCAAAGTCACTGAATTAAATATATCTTTAGCCGATGAGGCCGGGGCAGGACAAGACTTTTTTGGCAACGAGATTGACGCAAGCTGTTCATTTTCAGAGCCTCGCCCGGATGAGCTTAGGAGATTGACCGGGGTGTTGGACGGCTGCCTTCCTGCTTGCGAGATCACCGCGCCTCCGCCATGACTACGGCCCCTCAACCCCGGCAACTCATCCATCATGTCCATCGTCAGTTCTGCGCGTGTCATCAACATAGGCTTGGCCGGTTTAGGCAACGTCGGGGCGGGAGTGTTCAAGAATCTCCTGGCCAATCGCTCCCTCATCAGCCAGCGCACCGGTGCTGACCTGCATATCACGCGGGTGGCGGTGCGTGACCTGACACGCGCTCGCGATGTGGCGGTGCCTGCGGAACTGCTGACGACGGACTGGCGCGAACTGGTCAATGACCCGGCCATTCCGGTGATCGTCGAGCTGATCGGCGGCACGACGACGGCCTATGAAATGGTCGCCGCAGCGCTCCGGGCCAAAAAAATCGTCGTCACCGGCAACAAGGCGCTGTTGGCGGAGCGTGGGAAGGAATTGTTCGCCCTCGCCGAGGAATGCGGCGTGCCGATCTATTTCGAGGCGGCGGTGGCGGGCGGAATTCCGATCATCCAGGTGCTGCAGGAGGGCTTGGTGGGCAACCACATCCGCTCCATACACGGGATCATCAACGGTACCTGCAATTACATCCTCACCCGCATGTCACAGGCCGGTTTGAGCTATGCGGATGCCTTGCGAGAGGCCCAGGAAAAAGGCTACGCGGAGGCCGACCCGACGCTCGACGTCAGCGGCTGGGACGCGGCGCACAAGGCGATCATTCTGGCGTCTCTGAGCTACGGCTTCTGGATTCCGCAGGACAAGGTGCATGTGGAAGGTGTGGATCGTGTGAACATCACCGACTTCAAGTTTGCGGCCCGACTCGGCTACACGATCAAGCTGCTTTCTGTGATCCGTGCGGATGAAAACGGCCTCGTCGAAGTGCGCACGCAACCGACGCTGGTGCCGCTGTCGCATGTGCTGGCGAGCGTGAGCGGTGCGTTCAATGCGGTGCTGGTGAATGGAGACATCGTGGGAGAAACGCTGTTCTACGGGCGTGGTGCCGGCCAGGATCCGACGAGCAGCAGCGTGATCAGCGACCTATGTGAGGCTGCCGCAGTGCTGATGCACGGGGCGCGTCACAGCGGTTTTGTACCGCATGGCCTCTACGGCAAATCAAAGCCCATTGATGATACGGTGTCGCGCTACTATCTGCGGCTGACCGTGGATGACGTTCCAGGCGTGCTCGCCCAAGTCGCCACCGTGCTTGGTGAGCGTGGCATTGGCATTTCCTCGATGATCCAGCCGGAAGATCTCGAAGACACCAGCGGCGAGACCTCGCTGGTGCTGATGATCCACGACGCACGCCTCGGCGACATGAAGACTGCACTGGCCGCCATCCAGCAACTGCCCTGCGTCCGAGGCGAGCCGGGCTGGATGCGCGTGGAGACGTTGCAAGGCTAGCCACCCTTTGTGGCAAACATTACTTCGAGCAAAAATGAAATGGCAGGCATCTCGAAAGATGAGATCATGCGAGCCATGAAAATTGCTGTTGCCGATCTCGCCACCCTAGTCGGGGGAACCCTTCTGTGTGGAGATCCAGCGGAACAAATCACCGGTTTTGCCTCGCTCAAAGAAGCCATCAGCGGCGACCTCAGTTTTTTCCATGACACACGCTACAACGAGCGGCTGGCAAACACGAAGGCCACGGCGGTGCTTGTGCCGTTGGGGTTTACGGAACTGCCCGCGCATGCGTCGTGCGTTGCGGTGGCGGATCCCTCGCGTTCATTCGAGCTGATCGTGGAAACCTACGGCTTCCAGCCAGACCCTTTCACGGCTGGCGTGCATGCCTCGGCGGTCGTTGCCGCCTCGGTTCAGTTTGATCCGGCGTGTGTTTGCATCGGTGCGAATGCCGTGATCGAAGCCGGCGTTGAACTGGGAGGAGAAGTCGAGATTGGAGCCGGGTGTTACGTCGGGCGCAATGCCCGCATTGGCAAGGGGTCGCGCTTGTTTGCCAACGCCACCGTTCATGCCGAGTGCATTCTGGGAGAGGGTGTTTTTCTGCACTCGGGTGTCGTGATTGGCGCAGATGGTTTTGGCTATGAATTCAGCCAGGGACGTCACCGCAAGGTGCGGCAGGCTGGCATCGTGCAGATCGACAACGATGTGGAAATCGGCGCGGGAACGACCGTGGACCGTGCTCGATTTGGCCGCACTTGGATCGGCGAGGGCACCAAGATCGATAATCTCGTGCAAATCGGCCATAACGTGGTGATTGGGAAGCACTGCGTCATCGTCGCCTGCACGGCCATCGCTGGCAGTGCCATGATTGGTGATTACGTTGTTGTCGCAGCGCAGGTGGGCATCGCCGGACACGTTACCATCGGCTCACAGGCGACTCTGGCTGCACGCTGCGGCGTCACGCGCGATCTGCCTGCCGGGCAGACTTATCTTGGGTTTCCAGCGATTCCAGCATCCGAGGAAAAGCGCCGGCTTGCCAGTATCAACCGGTTGCCGCAACTGCTGGCCCGTGTGAAGGAACTGGAGACAAAGGTCGGCGGTGGCGGCGCAGTCTGATCACCAGAAGCCCCACTGCTGCGTTTTCATGACGTAGAGACCGAGGGCCAGATTGCCGACGGCATGCATGAACACGCACGCGCCCAGGCTTTTGGTGCGCACGGCCAGGTAGTACATCAGCGATCCCCACACGAAGGCACCGGCATAGTCTTCCGTGTTATGAATCAACATCACGCCGAGTGTCACAATCCAGAAAACTTTCCAACCATGTGTACCGAACGCGATGCGCTCAAACTGTCCATCCTCCGTGAGCAGAAAACGCATCAAAAAGCCGCGCCAGAAGAGCTCCTCGACGAGTGGCACCACCAGCACCATGCGCGCAAAGCGCAGCCCCACGACGACGCTGAACCACAGTGGTGAATCCTGCGCGATCATCGGATCAAAGCCTTCATTGCGCTCCGCGAGTCCGAGCCAGTCCCACCAAGGCGCTGGCTGCATGCCACGCTCGACCAAGTGCTCCCGCAGCATTGACGGCGTGATCCAGCAGACGATTCCAATGATTCCGAGCACGAAAGCGAGGTGCAGCCCGCGCCAGGGAGCCAGCGTGTAATGTTTGCGAAACAGCACGAGCACCACAGCGCAAACAACGGTCTGCAACGGATAAACCCAGTGCTCCGGTGCGCGCACATGCCAGGGCAGCTCAGAGTTTTCGACGCGGAAGAGCCCGGGAATTGAGTTTAGAAGTGTGAAGAGCACCAACGGCAGCACATAAGCGGCGGTTGGGGATGAAAGCAGTCGCACAAGCATTGTTCGTGGCGGTTACGGCAGCGCCAGTTCCTTCGCGCGTTCGCGATTCAGCAGCCATTTCGAGCAGCTCCGCAGATAGCCACGGTTCCAGGCGGACAGCGTCGAGGCTCCGGTCGCCATCAGGGCAAGAGTGCGGTTGGAAACAGATTCCATCGTGTTGCTGAACCAGCCGGGGTAGTCCGCCTTCAACTGCATGCCGCGCTCATAGAACGCCACGATGCGCCCGTCGTAGAAATACGCGATCAACTCATGCCAAGCCTCGTGCCAGGCACGCTGGCGCTTCTCATAGCGGCCAAGTTCCTTCATCAAACGTTCGGGCGAATCGAGAAGTTTTTCACCATGCTTGGCAAACATTGCGTTCAGCGTTTCCGCCGCATCCAGTGCAAGAAACACACCTGGCGAGAGCATCGGATCGACAAACCCAAACGCATCTCCGGCGGAGACCCAGCCCGGGCCATGCGCTCGATCCGAGATGAGCTGATAGTTCGTGTAGGTGTAAACTTCGCTGATGCGCTGGCGGTTTTGCGTGAGCGGTGAAAGCACACTGTCCGTTGCCAGTACCTTGTCGAGACGTTCTTCTCCGTTGGCTCCGAAGTCCGGCAGCGATTTGGGATTCATCACGATGCCGAAAGACAAGCGGCCTGGCAGCGGAATGCGCCAGCTCCAGCCCCAGGGGTGATAGGTGATCGCGATCTGTCCCGGCTCATACGGATGTTCGATGCCGGTGAAATGCGCGAAGTGCGCGGTGTCCTTGCGCACGCCTGTCTCGGCCTTGATGCCGAGCAGTTTGGCGGAGGAGCGTGAGCGACCGCTGCAATCGACGATAAGGTCTGGTTTTTCACCGTTGCGCCAGCCGCCTGCTTCGAGAGACGCCGCATCCAGCTCCAGTTCCGGCCTGCCTCCCGGATGCGCTACGAGTCCGGCGCGATGCTTCACAAACCGCACGCCCAGCTCTTTGGCGTAATCCTTGATCACATCGTCAAAGGCAGGACGTGGCACGTTGTAGGCATACGGCGGCAGGCGGCCTGCCACCGATTTGAAATTGAAGTGCATCTGCGTGCCACGGTGATGGATGAAACTGGCGCCGGGCTTGAACTGAGAGATGGCTGCCACGCGGTCCTCGATGCCCATGCGCTGCAAAATCGCGACAATGGCGGGGATCAGCGACTCGCCCACAAGCAGTTGCGGACGCTTTTCATCATCAAAGACGAGTGGCTGGATGCCCTGACGCGCGAGCAGTGCGGCGAGTGCGCTGCCCGCCGGGCCGGCGCCGAGGATGGCGATGCGTGGAGGACGGTTCATGTTTTTAATAGCGGCGGAGTTTGCCGCTGGCGGTCAGGGGCAGCTCGGAGACGAATGTGTAGAACAGCGGCACTTTGTAGGCGGAGAGACGCTCCTGGCAAAGCTTTCTCAATTCAATCACCGGCGGCGGCGCTTCGGCATCCACGGCAATGATCTCCGCCACTGGCATGGCTCCGAGTGCCGGATGTGCCCGTGCGGTGATACGCACGGCTTTCACGCCAGGATGACCGCGCAAAACTGCCTCCACCTCTTCGGGGAAGCATTTCAACCCGCCGACATTGATCACGCTGCGCACCCGGCCGCGCAGATAAAGACAACCGTCTTCATCCACCTCCGCGATGTCACCCGTGGCGAACCAGCCATCACGCAAGATGGCCTCACGCGGCTGCCACGGCGCCAGATAAGCATCGAAAACGCCCGGACCGCGCAACAGCAGCTCGCCGTCGTCCAGTTTGATTTCAAAGGCGGGCAGCGGCTTGCCGATCGAGGTCGGTTTGTCCTTCGCATGTTCCAGATTCAAGATTGGAAGTCCGGCTTCGATGATGCCCATGCCCTGTGTCAGATGCAGGCCTGTCTTGCTGGCGAAAAGATCGGCCACTTCGTTCGTCAACGCGAAGGCCGTGGAAACCGCGAGGCGAAGCGAGCCGAGCACTGCCGCGTCCGGCTGGCCGGAGAGCATCGTGTAATGGTAGGGCGAGCCGTACATCACGGTCGCTTCATGCTCACGCATCATCGCGAGCATCACCTTCGGGTCGCTCGCCGGGGCGAGGATCGTGGTGGCGCCGTGGTAGAGGTAAAGAATGATCGAGACGGCGAAGTGATGCGCCATCGGCAGCACCCACAGCACGCGATCTTGCGGCCCGATGCGTAAACCCTCGTTCGCTGCGGTAATTCGGCCAAGCAGCGTCTCGTGCGAGATCACAATGCCCTTCGATGTGCCCGTCGTGCCGCTGCTGAAGCGGATGAAGGCCGGATTCAGTGCTTCTAGGGCTGACTCATCGAATGCAGGAGGCGAATCATGTGTCACCGCCTCGATGCGCCAGTCTTCCGCGTTCTTGGCAAATACGATGACATCCAGCGCTGTCGATTTTGCGAGCTGCGCTCGCTCACTGGCCGTCAGCTCAGCCGGAATCGGCACAAAGCATGCGTTCTGCTTCAGGATCGCCAGTGCCAGCACGATGTAATCGGCTCCGTTCGGCGCACCGAGGCCAATGCGCGGGCGAATTTTCCCCGGCCAGGCCGGATCGGCGTTCATGCGCTGCGCACAGGCGTTCATGCGGCTCTGCAACTCGCCAAACGTGAGCTGCAGCTCCGGGCTGACGACGGCGGGATGCGCGGCGGTGCTGCGTTCAAAGATGAGATCGACGATGTTCACTGTGCTGGCTCCAGTTTGCGCAAAACCGCGCGCACCTGCTGTGCGAGGGTTGCGGTATCTTGTTCATCCGATGCGGCGGCGATGCCCGCCGCCTGTCCCGTCGCTAAAGCCGTGCCCATGACACGAATGCTGGCTTGCGCCCGATGTGTGGCGGAAAGGCAGCGTCCGGCGACGAATACGTTTTGCAAATCGCGGGCGCGCAAGGCCCCCAGCGGAATGCCACAGGCTTTCGGTTCATGCGGATATAGCAGCCGCGGCCCGCGGGCCGTTTCACGCAGTTCCAACGGCCAGGTGGCGTTTGCGACTGCCTGATCACCGCTGCGGCTTGCAAGGATGTCTTCCTCAGTCAAAACGGCTTCAGCGATCCAGCGCCGGCTTTCGCGAATGCCCGCGCGCACCGGCAATGTGGTGACGCGCGCCTTGGCAAAGCCTTCCAGCGATGAACGCAGATGATCGACGATGGCAAAGGTCACTTCGCGGCCCTGCATCTCGATCCACGTCAGACTGCGCGGATCAGTGGCATCAAACGGGCATTCTGGCGAATCGCCCGGCAGGTCGAGTGTGAGGAAAACTTCGTTCAAAGCGCCGCTGGCGCGAAAATGCGCGCCTGCGGCCTCAGAAGGCAGTTTTTTCTCCTGAATTGCCTTCGCGAGGCATCCGGCGATTTTCAACGGACCATCGCCTGTGAGTGCGGCAGCATCGACCTCGCCAAGACCGACGATGTAGGCGGGACGTTGCAGTTCCTGCGCCGGAGTCTTGTCCCACGGATGATTTGCGAGTGTCGCCAGCACTGCATCGCCGCTGGCATCGACGATGGTGCGCGGACGCAGCTTCCAGGATGTACCACGGCAGTGCAGAGTCACTTCGCTGATGCGATTGCCTTCAACAGCGGCGTGAATGACCTCGGTGTGCAGCAGCATCTTCAAGTTCGACTGCTTGGCGCACCATTGATCGTAAAACAGGGCGAGTTGCTGCGGCTGATGCATCAGCACATCGACCTTGCCCATGCGCAGCGGCCCGTGCGCGATGCCTTGGGCGAGCAATGCGCGTTCAAGCTCGGCAGGGATGCCAGGATTCGCGACTTTCGGTGCGGTATCTGGCGTTGGCGGCAGGTCATACAGGCCGCAAAACGAATGCACGAGCGAAGCGGTACCCGCACCACCGAAGAAGCCGTGTCGCTCGACAAGCAGCGTGTTCGCGCCCTGACGTGCGGCCGCCAGAGCTGCCGCCACGCCTGCGCTGCCACCGCCGATGATGAGAACGTCGGGATTCATGGCGGCATCATTCCCCAAGAAGATCGGAACGCCAGCGTTCACGCATCATCTCGGTTTCTGTTTCGCTGAGGCAGGTGTCGAGATAGCTCACTGTGACGGTGAGCTGGTCCTGGCATTCGGACACAAACAAGCCGCTGCCGGGCGGCGCGTTCACCGTGGGCATGTGGATGGCGTTCACGATCTCACCACCGCAGAACGCGGTCATGCCTTCACCGAAACTGCCGGTGTAGGCATGGTAGAACGAGGCGATCTCCCCCCGCTGTGCGAGACGCACCATGTTGAGCATCGTTTTGCCCGGCATGCGCCGCATGAGAAGCTGCAAGGAGTTGAAGGACAGGTGCCGCTTCAGTTTGAGATGCTCCAGGTGCTGCTTCATGAGCACCTTGCTCGCCATGGCGAGGTCCGTGAGGTCGGCGTCCTTCAAAATGAAGAAGAACATCGACATGTGGTTCTGGAAGATCGCCATGCGGCCGGTGTTGTCCTTTGGCCGCTGTTGCACGGGCATGGTCACGGCATACGAGAGGTCTGCATGGCCGCGTGATTGAAACACGGCCTGATGGCAACGCGCGGCCAGTCCAGCGTAGAAA
The Prosthecobacter sp. genome window above contains:
- a CDS encoding sulfatase, producing MKLFSFCTAFLFVYASIHAADSRPNILFIAIDDQNDWIGCMGGHPQVKTPSIDALAKRGTLFANAHCQAPLCNPSRSSLLTGLRPSTTGICGLSPGIREVEQTKSHITLPQTFTSAGYFTSSSGKIYHDGSMRGGDQKAEFNEYGNRGPMPKPKKPIANLPGSDRHPAMDWGVFPEKDEDNADWKIADSAIDALKRAPADKPFFIAAGFRLPHVPCFASQKWFDLYPDADLKMPPVKEDDRADLPKFADFLHWKLPEPRLSTLRAMGEWRPLVRAYLACVSFMDSQVGRLIAQLEASGRAENTIIVLWGDHGWHLGEKLMTGKNTLWDRSTRVPLIFAGPGVKAGQVCNRPAELLDIFPTLLALTKMPARSDLEGHSLVPQLQDASAPREWPAITTHNKGNHGIRTEDWRYIHYADGSEELYDMKNDPNEWTNLASDPKHAAKKTELAKWLPKIDKDPVPGSKSRVLTYDPVTKEAVWEDKPIDKTAPLPEP
- a CDS encoding HAMP domain-containing sensor histidine kinase — translated: MIKSWRFGLGFLAFVVAGSLLLLAWLRQREREESNRLFHALVQADAEFVRRMNLPRSEKLAGDLEQLLGMRIKFSDMGKGVTKDDDTLVVRLDDKNDMIFTRKPVASQLSLRDPATRNAFIAFWLVSGIVGWLLARERLKRAQSERLAMLGRVATSLAHDIKNPLASIQLHAQLMTPSDGEDAKALKMIESESEVIAGLVNQWLHLANPLPPKLVKLDVAECIVAVTRNLQAQAQHAAVDIENGLTSPIWVMGDAQRLSQAFRNFLVNGIQAMPRGGKLRISAERHENMISLRFADSGPGFSESALARGTELFFTEKEGGMGVGLNIVASIVEAHGGRLELQNDPKGGAVIIVSLPSLAA
- a CDS encoding response regulator; this translates as MNASILIIEDEYALAAALSTVVRRLDATPVVAASGQGGIDKLGTQNFALIILDVGLPDMSGLKVLEKIQTLPKPPPVLVVTAHGTLDTALEAQRLGAREYFLKPLNLVDLQRTIREIFTPAKMEAPVQTIMIGSSEPMQRAFAIIAQACGNDAPVLLLGPPGSGKSIAAEVIHRHSARAGEPLVVFRADEWPADRVEAALDDAIAKAGNGVLFLDEISVWSKPLQAALMHRVGDLKARLFSASSREMSAVREDLFYALAVLQVTLPPLTERTGDIPALAASFLGERLLSAEALAALKAYAWPGNVRELKAAMTHAAAVCGGSTILPHHLPANLVKAEDANHLEDTMKRSLAAWLDQRTTGPDETMPAYDDLLETVETSMLETLMKRFDGKPTRLAAALKMNRATLRRKLREE
- the ggt gene encoding gamma-glutamyltransferase produces the protein MKAFSALLVLATGLLHAADASFPKHAIATVHPLATQAGMQAFEKGGNAIDAAIAAGLTLGVVDGHNSGIGGGCFFVIHAADGTVTCIDGREMAPAKASRDMYVINGKLDDEASKTGALASGVPGYLKACAAAQTKHGKLKLADVLLPAADIAEKGFPLDEVYARKLAATAAKLAKFPASAAIFLKDGKPLEKGQTLVQTDLAATYRAVAEKGIAWFYEGEFATKTEEWMKANGGITTAVDYANYKAPEREAIRSKYRGYDLITMPPPSSGGVHVAQILNVLEHFPIRHFRASSRIHVITEAMKLAFADRAHWLGDPDFAKVPRGLVSPDYAAELAKKIDLDHASAVPSHNMPPHWEGDVFGKHTTFLCTADAEGNWVALNQTINTGFGSKVVIPGTGVLLNNEMDDFAVQPGIPNAFKLVGAEANAVAPGKRPLSSMSPTIVLKNGKPFIVTGAAGGPTIITQALLLISNIIDDDMLPAAALAEPRFHHQWNPDELKIEKAFGEGTLSRVKALGHKLAETTTFGACQAIFFDQEKKLFFPAHDPRVPGKADGK